The following coding sequences are from one Musa acuminata AAA Group cultivar baxijiao chromosome BXJ1-6, Cavendish_Baxijiao_AAA, whole genome shotgun sequence window:
- the LOC135676937 gene encoding eukaryotic translation initiation factor 3 subunit H-like, whose amino-acid sequence MANPMVRSFLQAVSSEEVTPPLRVVQMEGLAVLKIIKHCNEFSPALVTGQLLGLDVGSVLEVTNCFPFPTREEDEEVEADGANYQLEMMRCLREVNVDNNTVGWYQSTLLGSFQTVELIETFMNYQENIRRCVCIIYDPSRSSQGALALKALKLTDSFMDLYRNNNFTGEKLREKKLSWVDIFEEIPIKVSNSALVSAFMTELEPESPVAQCDYDRLKLSTAPYVERNLEFLIDCMEDLSAEQNKFQYYYRNLSRQQAQQQAWLQKRRVENMARKAAGEEPLPEEDPSNPIFKPIPEPSRLDSYLITNQISNYCNQINGVAGQNFNRLYMIKALQEN is encoded by the exons ATGGCGAATC CCATGGTGCGTTCTTTTCTTCAAGCTGTGTCCTCCGAGGAGGTTACGCCGCCTCTGCGAGTTGTTCAGATGGAAGGGCTG GCCGTTCTGAAGATAATTAAACATTGCAATGAATTCTCGCCAGCTCTTGTCACAGGTCAACTTCTTGGTTTAGATGTTGGCAGTGTTCTTGAAGTGACCAATTGTTTTCCTTTCCCG ACAAGGGAAGAAGATGAGGAAGTTGAAGCAGATGGGGCCAACTATCAGCTGGAAATGATGAGATGTCTAAGAGAGGTTAATGTGGACAATAACACTGTGGGATG GTACCAGTCGACTTTACTGGGATCTTTCCAGACTGTGGAGCTGATTGAAACATTCATGAATTACCAG GAAAATATTCGAAGATGTGTGTGTATCATATATGATCCATCAAGGTCTTCTCAAGGTGCTTTAGCTCTCAAGGCCTTGAAACTCACAGATTCATTTATGGATCTTTACCGCAACAATAATTTTACCGGGGAGAA GCTGAGAGAAAAGAAGCTTTCATGGGTAGATATCTTTGAGGAGATACCT ATTAAAGTTTCTAATTCTGCACTTGTAAGTGCATTCATGACTGAATTGGAGCCTGAATCCCCCGTTGCACAG TGTGATTATGATCGACTGAAGTTATCCACTGCTCCATACGTGGAAAGAAACCTAGAATTTTTGATTGATTGCATGGAAGATCTTTCTGCGGAACAGAATAAG ttCCAGTACTATTACCGAAATCTGTCAAGACAGCAAGCTCAACAGCAAGCGTGGCTTCAAAAAAGAAG GGTGGAGAACATGGCACGGAAAGCGGCTGGGGAGGAACCACTGCCTGAGGAAGATCCATCAAATCCCATTTTCAAACCAATACCAGAGCCATCCCGTTTGGATAGCTATCTCATAACAAATCAGATATCCAACTACTGCAACCAGATTAATGG TGTTGCTGGTCAGAACTTTAACAGATTATACATGATAAAGGCTTTGCAAGAGAATTAA
- the LOC135676938 gene encoding uncharacterized protein LOC135676938: protein MRPWHGFRCTNNKLHLGLTRTGSRRRRTREEGVMAEKLAPDKRHSFSHGGQKVFEWDQTLDEVNIYIDLPANVPKKLFYCKIQSAHIELGIKGNPPYLNHDLACPVKTDSSFWTLEDEIMHVTLQKRDKGQTWSSPILGQGALDPYSADLEQKRLMLQRFQEENPGFDFSQAQFTGTCPDPRTFMGGARSD, encoded by the exons ATGCGACCGTGGCATGGTTTTCGTTGTACAAATAATAAGTTGCATCTCGGCTTAACACGTACGGGTAGTCGTAGAAGAAGGACCCGAGAGGAGGGGGTGATGGCGGAGAAGTTGGCACCGGACAAGCGCCACAGCTTCTCCCATGGCG GTCAGAAGGTCTTCGAATGGGATCAAACCCTAGATGAAGTCAACATCTACATCGACCTCCCTGCCAATGTCCCCAAGAAGCTGTTCTACTGCAAGATCCAGTCTGCGCACATCGAATTGGGCATCAAGGGAAATCCCCCTTATCTCAAT CATGATCTCGCCTGCCCTGTGAAGACTGACTCGTCGTTTTGGACCCTTG AGGATGAGATCATGCATGTAACACTACAGAAGAGGGACAAAGGACAAACTTGGTCATCCCCCATACTTGGTCAGGGTGCACTGGATCCATATTCAGCAGATCTTGAACAGAAGCGCCTTATGCTTCAGAGATTCCAGGAAGAG AATCCAGGTTTCGACTTCTCGCAGGCTCAATTCACTGGGACCTGCCCTGATCCAAGGACCTTCATGGGAGGCGCGCGCTCCgattga